One segment of Pontibacter akesuensis DNA contains the following:
- a CDS encoding NUDIX hydrolase gives MIIDKLAWLELKEGKILSTRSSGKDTYYIPGGKREAGETDQQALIREIQEELSITLIESTIAYVDTFQTQAHGHPEGVEVKMQCYRAAYKGSIKAASEIEEVVWLSYGDREHVSPVDKIIFDWLKAEGLLK, from the coding sequence ATGATAATCGATAAACTGGCTTGGCTGGAACTGAAGGAAGGCAAAATACTGAGCACCAGGAGCAGCGGAAAAGACACGTATTATATTCCGGGCGGTAAACGTGAGGCGGGAGAAACAGACCAGCAGGCGCTGATCCGGGAGATACAGGAAGAGCTAAGTATAACCCTCATTGAATCGACCATCGCGTATGTGGACACGTTTCAGACGCAGGCGCACGGGCATCCAGAGGGGGTAGAGGTTAAAATGCAGTGCTACCGTGCCGCCTATAAAGGCTCCATTAAGGCCGCATCAGAGATTGAGGAAGTGGTATGGCTCAGCTATGGGGACAGGGAACATGTGTCTCCGGTTGATAAAATCATTTTTGACTGGCTGAAAGCAGAAGGACTTCTGAAGTAG
- a CDS encoding cold-shock protein, whose protein sequence is MNKGIVKFFNESKGFGFIKEDGSNTEYFVHISGLVDEVREGDEVTFDLKEGRKGLNAVNVKQA, encoded by the coding sequence ATGAACAAAGGTATTGTTAAGTTCTTCAATGAATCTAAAGGATTTGGTTTCATTAAAGAAGACGGATCAAACACAGAGTATTTCGTACACATTTCTGGTCTTGTTGACGAAGTAAGAGAAGGTGACGAAGTAACTTTCGATCTAAAAGAAGGAAGAAAAGGATTAAATGCAGTAAACGTTAAGCAAGCTTAG
- a CDS encoding DUF5686 and carboxypeptidase-like regulatory domain-containing protein: MRKSLLLILFILAAVVSHAQTRISGQVLDATTGEALPFVSIYVKNSAIGTSTDENGAFNIKLSSTPDSLTASFVGYLSQSLPVAEGVATQVLTFKLGTNAQQLQEVVIRPGENPAWAIMRRVVENKNSNDRRKLAAYQYEAYTRMQFDVSNLGQKKGKGLIGKAVTAAVDSQLYLAGEDGKKLLPFFISESLSDYYYNREPKRSKEIIKASKVTGIGLQDGTLVSQVIGSSYQDYNFNQNWVSVLQKNFISPIADGWKGYYSYELEDSTFIGEDWCYELSFKQKRPQDLAFNGTMWVTAKEYALRKIDATVSKSANINFVESIALQQELQPVGEQAWMPSVSDVRIKLVGLTPSRPGVLAKVHTSYRQVVVNQPQTAGFFDKPVELLKAATKQTDDFWKANRHDSLSVADKQVYTTINTIRDTPRIQRFTSIATILGTGYRSFGKVSWGPWPYTYAYNNIEGHRFQVGGKTNINFSDKLELRGYAAYGTEDAKIKYNVGAKYILSRRHWSEIGVEHQEDLQQVGLMSDKLESSPFFLGFSRFGELRRPMLVRETSLYLQRDVLRGFTERISLSTRHFDPAYDFAYYTAGPEQPEEVATSFTATEVSVLTRYANNEVFVENDNERISLGSGNWPILSMKYTLGLNNALGSTVDYQRVDVGVEQEFVMGRLGNALYRLEAGKVFSPVPYPLLEVHTGNESPFYYDATYNLMDYFEFASDTYASLHYEQYFEGLLFNRLPLIKKLKWRVLASSNVLYGSLSQKNLDLIPVTTPSGATQETFKTLGSTPYVEVGYGIENIFKVLRVDAFHRLTHLDEGARKFGLKFSLQFKL; the protein is encoded by the coding sequence TTGCGTAAGTCTCTACTGCTAATACTATTTATACTTGCTGCCGTGGTAAGCCACGCGCAAACCCGCATCTCGGGGCAAGTGTTGGATGCGACAACGGGCGAGGCCCTCCCATTTGTCAGCATCTACGTCAAAAACTCCGCCATCGGAACCTCCACAGATGAGAATGGGGCATTCAACATCAAGCTAAGCAGCACGCCTGATTCACTCACAGCCTCCTTTGTGGGATACCTGTCACAATCGCTTCCTGTGGCAGAGGGAGTGGCCACTCAGGTACTTACCTTTAAACTCGGCACAAATGCCCAGCAGCTGCAGGAGGTGGTGATCAGGCCCGGAGAGAACCCCGCCTGGGCTATTATGCGCCGCGTGGTGGAAAACAAGAACAGCAACGACAGGCGCAAGCTCGCCGCCTACCAATACGAAGCCTATACCCGTATGCAGTTTGATGTAAGCAATTTGGGGCAGAAGAAAGGAAAAGGACTGATAGGCAAGGCGGTGACCGCAGCCGTGGATTCGCAACTGTACCTGGCCGGTGAGGACGGCAAAAAGCTGCTACCGTTCTTCATCTCCGAGTCGCTGTCGGATTACTACTACAACCGTGAGCCTAAGCGCAGCAAAGAGATCATAAAAGCCTCCAAGGTAACGGGCATTGGCCTGCAGGACGGCACGCTGGTGTCGCAGGTGATCGGGAGCAGCTATCAGGATTACAATTTTAACCAGAACTGGGTAAGCGTGCTGCAGAAGAACTTCATCAGCCCCATTGCCGATGGCTGGAAAGGCTATTACAGCTACGAACTGGAGGACAGTACCTTTATCGGGGAGGACTGGTGCTACGAACTTTCGTTTAAGCAGAAGCGCCCGCAGGACCTTGCCTTCAACGGCACGATGTGGGTGACAGCCAAGGAGTATGCCTTGCGCAAGATAGACGCCACCGTCAGCAAATCGGCCAACATCAACTTTGTGGAGAGCATTGCACTGCAGCAGGAGCTGCAGCCGGTAGGGGAGCAGGCGTGGATGCCTTCGGTATCGGATGTACGGATAAAGCTGGTGGGCCTGACACCGAGCCGGCCGGGTGTGCTGGCGAAGGTGCACACTTCATACCGGCAGGTAGTGGTAAACCAGCCACAGACAGCGGGATTCTTTGACAAGCCGGTGGAGCTGTTGAAGGCAGCAACAAAGCAGACGGATGATTTCTGGAAAGCCAACCGCCACGACTCGCTTTCTGTAGCCGACAAGCAAGTATACACCACCATCAACACCATCCGCGATACACCCAGGATACAGCGCTTTACCAGCATTGCGACCATACTTGGAACGGGCTACAGGAGCTTTGGAAAGGTAAGCTGGGGACCGTGGCCGTACACCTACGCCTATAACAACATAGAAGGACACCGTTTCCAGGTGGGCGGCAAAACCAACATCAACTTCAGCGATAAGCTGGAACTGCGCGGCTATGCAGCTTACGGCACTGAGGATGCGAAGATAAAGTATAACGTGGGGGCTAAATACATTTTGAGCCGCCGGCATTGGAGCGAGATCGGTGTGGAACACCAGGAGGATTTGCAGCAGGTGGGCCTGATGTCTGACAAACTGGAGTCCAGCCCGTTCTTCCTGGGCTTCTCCCGTTTCGGCGAACTGCGCCGCCCGATGCTGGTACGCGAGACAAGTTTATACTTGCAGCGCGATGTGCTGCGCGGCTTTACCGAGCGCATCAGCCTGAGTACCCGCCACTTCGACCCGGCCTATGATTTTGCCTACTACACGGCAGGACCTGAGCAGCCTGAGGAGGTTGCCACTTCTTTTACAGCCACAGAGGTAAGCGTGCTCACCCGCTATGCAAACAACGAGGTGTTTGTAGAGAACGACAACGAGCGCATCAGCCTGGGTAGCGGCAACTGGCCAATCCTAAGTATGAAGTATACATTGGGCCTGAACAACGCCCTTGGCTCGACGGTGGATTACCAGCGGGTGGATGTTGGCGTAGAGCAGGAGTTCGTGATGGGCCGCCTGGGCAATGCCCTTTACAGATTGGAGGCTGGCAAAGTGTTTTCGCCGGTGCCTTACCCGCTGCTGGAGGTGCACACCGGCAACGAAAGCCCTTTCTACTACGATGCCACCTACAACCTGATGGACTATTTCGAGTTTGCGAGCGACACCTACGCCTCGCTGCACTACGAGCAATACTTCGAGGGGCTGCTGTTCAACCGCCTGCCGCTCATCAAGAAGCTGAAGTGGCGCGTGCTGGCTAGCTCCAACGTGCTGTACGGCAGCTTAAGCCAAAAGAATTTGGACCTGATTCCGGTAACGACGCCGTCGGGTGCCACGCAGGAAACGTTTAAGACTTTGGGCAGCACACCGTACGTAGAAGTCGGCTACGGCATCGAAAATATCTTCAAGGTGCTGCGCGTGGATGCCTTCCACCGCCTGACGCACCTGGATGAGGGCGCCCGTAAGTTTGGCCTGAAATTCTCGCTTCAGTTTAAGCTGTGA
- a CDS encoding OmpA family protein, producing the protein MKKSVFTMGLATLLLALLTIPSHAQLNVGKKLQDKLNQKVSQQVDKSIDGALEAPQKATEKAAANKQEAAIDNSADTGNSPKAEKGKAKAWSRYDFVAGDKVMFDDNLAGEENGEFPSRWDLISGNAEVASFEGESVINLVQSGTDITPLVATENWLPETFTIEMDLFFDSDNPNVAYEIFLIPEGSKYKEAVHKELWYPIDIRANAARFKTFGSESEELAAAGVSNQWRHVAISFNKRSLKVYLDQYRLINIPNLEGKPGGLRIKIDKSVDANSMVKNVFIAEGGKKLYDQIMADGKYVTHGIKFDVNKATIRPESVGTLASIAKLMQEQADLKFSVEGHTDTDGDDNTNLKLSQQRAEAVRAYLSEQGVAPDRLIAKGWGESKPLDRNTTPEAKSNNRRVEFVKL; encoded by the coding sequence ATGAAAAAAAGTGTATTTACAATGGGTTTAGCTACGCTACTGCTGGCGCTTCTCACTATTCCTTCCCATGCTCAGTTAAATGTTGGTAAAAAGCTGCAGGACAAACTCAATCAGAAAGTGAGCCAGCAGGTAGACAAATCCATAGATGGCGCACTGGAGGCTCCCCAAAAAGCAACAGAGAAGGCAGCTGCAAACAAACAGGAAGCTGCTATAGACAATAGTGCAGATACAGGAAATTCACCAAAAGCAGAAAAGGGAAAGGCAAAAGCATGGTCGAGGTATGATTTCGTGGCCGGCGACAAGGTGATGTTTGATGACAACCTGGCTGGCGAGGAAAACGGGGAGTTTCCGTCGCGCTGGGATTTGATCAGCGGCAACGCCGAGGTAGCGTCGTTCGAGGGCGAATCCGTGATCAACCTGGTGCAGTCAGGTACGGATATCACACCACTTGTGGCAACTGAAAACTGGCTTCCGGAAACTTTCACCATCGAAATGGATCTGTTTTTCGACAGCGACAACCCGAATGTGGCCTACGAGATTTTCCTGATACCGGAGGGCAGCAAGTATAAAGAGGCGGTACACAAAGAGCTTTGGTATCCCATCGACATCAGGGCAAACGCCGCGAGGTTCAAGACATTCGGGTCTGAGTCGGAGGAGTTGGCGGCTGCCGGTGTCAGTAACCAATGGCGCCATGTGGCCATCTCCTTTAACAAGCGCAGCCTGAAAGTATACCTGGACCAGTACCGCCTCATCAACATCCCGAACCTGGAGGGAAAACCCGGCGGTTTACGCATTAAAATTGACAAAAGCGTTGACGCCAACTCAATGGTGAAGAACGTGTTTATCGCCGAGGGCGGCAAAAAGCTGTACGACCAGATCATGGCAGACGGCAAGTATGTTACCCACGGCATTAAGTTCGATGTGAACAAGGCCACTATTCGGCCGGAGTCGGTGGGTACGCTGGCAAGTATAGCCAAGCTGATGCAGGAGCAGGCAGACCTGAAATTCAGCGTGGAAGGCCATACCGACACGGACGGTGACGACAACACCAACCTGAAACTGAGTCAGCAACGGGCGGAGGCGGTGCGGGCATACCTGTCGGAGCAGGGAGTGGCACCCGACCGTTTGATTGCCAAGGGCTGGGGCGAGTCTAAACCCCTGGACAGGAACACCACACCAGAAGCCAAGTCTAACAACAGAAGAGTAGAGTTTGTAAAGCTGTAA
- a CDS encoding 1,4-dihydroxy-2-naphthoyl-CoA synthase, translating to MSKANWKTVKEYEDITYKKADGVARIAFNRPNVRNAFRPKTVAELFEAFLDAREDTSIGVVLLSAEGPSTKDGIYSFCSGGDQNARGHQGYVDEAGMPRLNILEVQRLMRFMPKVVIAVVPGWCVGGGHSLHVVCDLTLASKEHAIFKQTDADVTSFDGGYGSAYLAKMVGQKRAREIFFLGRNYSAQEAYDMGMVNAVVPHDELEDTAYDWAQEILQKSPTSIKMLKFAFNATDDGMVGQQVFAGEATRLAYMTDEAKEGRNAFLEKRKPNFKDIPWIP from the coding sequence ATGAGCAAAGCAAATTGGAAAACCGTAAAGGAATACGAAGATATCACCTATAAAAAAGCGGATGGCGTCGCCCGTATCGCTTTCAACCGGCCAAACGTGCGCAACGCTTTCCGCCCGAAAACGGTGGCGGAGCTTTTCGAGGCTTTCCTGGATGCCCGCGAGGATACTTCTATTGGCGTAGTATTGCTGTCTGCCGAGGGGCCCTCTACCAAAGACGGCATCTACTCCTTCTGCAGCGGCGGCGACCAGAACGCACGCGGCCACCAAGGCTATGTGGATGAGGCAGGCATGCCGCGCCTGAACATACTGGAAGTGCAGCGCCTGATGCGTTTTATGCCCAAGGTGGTAATTGCCGTGGTACCAGGCTGGTGCGTGGGCGGTGGCCACAGTTTACACGTGGTTTGCGACCTGACGCTGGCGAGCAAGGAGCACGCTATCTTTAAGCAGACGGATGCCGATGTGACCAGCTTCGACGGGGGCTACGGCTCTGCTTACCTGGCCAAGATGGTAGGCCAGAAACGTGCGAGAGAGATCTTCTTTTTGGGCCGCAACTACTCCGCGCAGGAAGCTTACGACATGGGCATGGTAAATGCCGTGGTGCCGCACGATGAGTTGGAGGACACCGCCTACGATTGGGCACAGGAGATCCTGCAGAAATCACCGACTTCCATTAAAATGCTGAAGTTTGCCTTCAACGCCACCGACGATGGCATGGTAGGCCAGCAGGTGTTTGCCGGAGAGGCCACTCGCCTCGCTTATATGACCGACGAGGCCAAAGAAGGGCGCAATGCTTTTCTGGAGAAGCGCAAGCCGAACTTCAAGGATATTCCCTGGATACCGTAA
- the typA gene encoding translational GTPase TypA, with amino-acid sequence MQNIRNIAIIAHVDHGKTTLVDKIIHASKLFADHQHFDDLILDNNDLERERGITIVSKNVSVRYKDVKINIIDTPGHADFGGEVERVLKMADGVLLLVDAFEGAMPQTRFVLGKAIQLGLKPIVVVNKVDKENCRPDEVHEQVFDLMFNLDATEEQLDFVTLYGSSKHGWMSTDWKQPTDNITPLLDAIIDVIPAAPFREGTPQMQITSLDYSSFVGRIAIGRVHRGTLKEGMPISLCKADGSTKKGKIGEIQVFEGLGRKSVSEVSAGEICAVTGIEGFDIGDTIADAENPEPLARISIDEPTMNMLFTINNSPFFGKEGKFVTSRHLRDRLFKETEKNLALRVQETDREDTFLVFGRGILHLSVLIETMRREGYELQVGQPQVIFKEIDGVRCEPIEHMVVDVPEETAGKVIELVTQRKGELTIMEPKGDLQHLEFNIPARGLIGLRNNVLTATAGEAIMNHRFSRYEPFKGNIPGRNNGSIISMETGPGTAYSIDKLQDRGFFFVDPGVEVYMGQVIGEHSRQNDITVNIQKGKKLTNMRASGSDNNVKIAPAKNFSLEEAMEYIQKDELLEVTPKSIRMRKIYLDENERNRMSRAD; translated from the coding sequence ATGCAAAATATTCGGAATATTGCGATTATCGCACACGTTGACCACGGCAAGACAACCCTCGTGGACAAGATCATTCATGCTTCTAAGCTGTTCGCAGATCACCAGCACTTTGATGACCTCATTTTGGACAACAACGACCTGGAGCGCGAGCGTGGCATCACGATCGTTTCTAAAAACGTGTCGGTACGTTACAAAGACGTTAAAATCAACATCATCGACACCCCTGGTCACGCCGACTTTGGCGGTGAGGTAGAGCGCGTACTTAAAATGGCCGACGGCGTACTGCTGCTCGTGGATGCCTTTGAAGGTGCCATGCCACAGACACGCTTCGTACTGGGCAAAGCCATCCAACTTGGCCTGAAGCCGATTGTTGTTGTAAATAAAGTAGATAAAGAAAACTGCCGCCCAGACGAGGTGCACGAGCAGGTGTTCGATTTGATGTTCAACCTGGACGCCACCGAAGAGCAGCTTGACTTCGTGACCCTGTACGGTTCTTCGAAGCACGGCTGGATGAGCACCGACTGGAAGCAGCCAACGGATAATATCACGCCCCTGCTGGATGCCATCATCGACGTGATTCCTGCTGCCCCGTTCCGTGAAGGCACGCCGCAGATGCAGATCACTTCGCTTGACTACTCTTCTTTCGTGGGCCGTATCGCGATTGGTCGCGTTCACCGTGGAACATTGAAGGAAGGCATGCCGATCAGCTTGTGCAAAGCCGATGGCAGCACCAAGAAAGGCAAGATCGGAGAAATCCAGGTGTTTGAAGGACTTGGCAGAAAGAGCGTTTCTGAAGTATCAGCCGGTGAGATTTGCGCCGTAACGGGTATTGAAGGATTCGATATCGGTGACACCATCGCTGATGCCGAAAACCCGGAGCCACTGGCCCGTATCTCTATCGATGAGCCAACCATGAACATGCTGTTCACGATCAACAACTCTCCTTTCTTCGGTAAAGAGGGTAAGTTCGTGACATCACGCCACCTGCGTGACCGTCTGTTCAAAGAGACTGAGAAAAACCTGGCACTGCGCGTACAGGAAACTGATCGTGAAGATACCTTCCTGGTATTCGGTCGTGGTATCCTGCACTTGTCTGTACTGATTGAGACAATGCGCCGCGAAGGATATGAGTTACAGGTGGGTCAGCCACAGGTAATTTTCAAAGAAATTGATGGTGTTCGTTGCGAGCCAATCGAGCACATGGTAGTAGACGTTCCTGAGGAAACTGCCGGTAAGGTAATTGAACTGGTAACGCAGCGTAAAGGTGAACTGACCATCATGGAGCCTAAGGGCGACCTGCAGCACCTGGAGTTCAACATTCCGGCGCGTGGTTTGATTGGTCTGCGTAACAACGTGTTGACAGCAACAGCTGGTGAGGCGATCATGAACCACCGCTTCAGCCGTTATGAGCCGTTTAAGGGCAACATCCCAGGCCGTAACAACGGTTCTATCATCTCTATGGAGACGGGCCCAGGCACTGCTTATTCTATCGATAAGCTGCAGGACCGTGGTTTCTTCTTCGTTGATCCGGGTGTGGAAGTATACATGGGTCAGGTAATTGGTGAGCACAGCCGCCAGAACGACATCACGGTAAACATTCAGAAAGGCAAGAAGCTGACGAACATGCGTGCTTCCGGTTCTGACAACAACGTGAAGATCGCGCCGGCTAAGAACTTCTCGCTGGAAGAAGCCATGGAATACATCCAGAAAGACGAATTGCTGGAAGTAACGCCGAAAAGCATCCGCATGCGCAAGATTTACCTCGACGAAAACGAGCGTAACCGCATGTCGCGTGCTGACTAA
- the msrB gene encoding peptide-methionine (R)-S-oxide reductase MsrB produces MKTLFLIAFASIMSLMGCAQQETATDAATSTALAGDEPLDDGTVLELNDQTLQDTVVKTEEEWRQVLTQEQYYVLREEGTERPFDNKYNSNERKGVYGCAACGNPMFTSETKFESGTGWPSFYAPISEKRVKEVEDVALGMVRTEVECARCGSHIGHVFPDGPEPTGLRYCLNSAALSFKAK; encoded by the coding sequence ATGAAGACACTATTTTTGATAGCATTTGCAAGTATAATGAGCCTGATGGGCTGCGCACAGCAGGAAACGGCCACGGATGCCGCGACCTCTACTGCGCTGGCCGGAGATGAGCCTTTAGACGACGGAACAGTATTAGAACTCAATGACCAGACGTTGCAGGACACGGTGGTGAAGACCGAGGAAGAGTGGCGACAGGTACTCACGCAAGAACAGTATTACGTACTGCGCGAGGAAGGCACCGAGCGTCCTTTCGACAACAAGTATAACAGCAACGAAAGAAAAGGTGTCTACGGCTGTGCCGCCTGTGGCAACCCGATGTTCACATCCGAAACTAAGTTTGAGTCGGGCACCGGCTGGCCAAGCTTTTACGCGCCCATCTCTGAAAAAAGAGTGAAAGAAGTGGAGGATGTAGCCCTTGGCATGGTGCGTACCGAAGTAGAGTGCGCCCGTTGCGGCTCGCATATCGGGCATGTTTTCCCGGATGGCCCGGAGCCGACAGGCCTGCGCTATTGCCTGAACTCTGCCGCGCTTAGCTTTAAGGCCAAATAA
- the metG gene encoding methionine--tRNA ligase, with amino-acid sequence MTTTPKRYTVTAALPYANGPVHIGHLAGVYLPADIYVRYLRLQNRDVKFICGSDEHGVPITIRAKKEGITPQQAVDKYHELIKQSFADFNVSFDIYDRTSSKIHAETAGDFFKKLYSEGKFIEQTTQQYFDEQAQQFLADRYIVGTCPKCGNENAYGDQCENCGTSLNATDLINPKSTLSGAVPVMRETKHWYLPLNEYEPWLREWIVEGHKADWKSNVYGQCKSWIDQGLQPRAVTRDLDWGVPVPVEGAEGKVLYVWFDAPIGYISATKALTDDWEKYWKDEETKLVHFIGKDNIVFHCIIFPSMLKAHSDYILPDNVPANEFLNLEGDKISTSRNWAVWLHEYLQEFPGKADVLRYSLAANMPETKDNDFTWRDYQARNNNELLAILGNFINRAVVLTQKYYEGAVPSRGELMDYDKEVLGVLEGMPLVIGTYVERYRFRDALGELMNLARLGNKYLADTEPWKLIKTDAERVKTIMNIALQISGSLAILMEPFLPESAGKLRDMLSMSPGMWADAGAAELLPAGHVIGTPALLFERVEDAAVDAQVQKLLDTKKANEAANAVVAPAKDDITFDDFTKLDIRVGTILEAEKVAKTKKLLKLKIDTGIDQRTVVSGIAEFFNPEEIIGQQVSILVNLAPRDIKGITSQGMILMAENADGSLAFVQPSKEVKNGGTVS; translated from the coding sequence ATGACGACAACACCAAAACGCTATACTGTTACGGCAGCGCTACCCTATGCCAACGGCCCGGTTCATATCGGTCACTTGGCGGGGGTATACTTGCCAGCCGATATATACGTGCGCTACCTGCGCCTGCAAAACCGCGATGTAAAATTTATCTGCGGCTCCGATGAGCATGGGGTGCCGATCACCATACGCGCCAAGAAAGAGGGCATTACGCCGCAGCAGGCCGTTGATAAGTACCATGAGCTGATCAAGCAGTCGTTCGCCGATTTCAACGTTTCGTTTGATATCTACGACCGCACATCCTCTAAAATACACGCCGAAACAGCCGGTGATTTCTTTAAGAAGCTGTACAGCGAGGGCAAGTTCATCGAGCAGACCACGCAGCAGTACTTCGATGAGCAGGCACAGCAGTTCCTGGCCGATCGCTACATTGTGGGCACCTGCCCGAAGTGCGGCAACGAGAATGCCTACGGCGACCAGTGTGAGAACTGCGGCACTTCCCTGAACGCAACAGACCTGATCAACCCAAAGAGCACCCTGAGCGGCGCCGTGCCGGTTATGCGCGAAACGAAGCACTGGTACCTGCCCCTGAACGAGTATGAGCCCTGGTTGCGCGAGTGGATTGTGGAAGGCCACAAAGCCGACTGGAAATCGAACGTGTACGGCCAGTGCAAAAGCTGGATAGACCAGGGCCTGCAGCCGCGCGCCGTAACCCGCGACCTGGACTGGGGCGTTCCGGTGCCTGTTGAAGGCGCAGAGGGCAAGGTGCTCTACGTTTGGTTCGATGCCCCGATCGGGTACATCTCGGCCACCAAAGCGCTGACGGACGATTGGGAGAAGTACTGGAAAGACGAGGAAACAAAGCTGGTGCATTTCATTGGCAAAGACAACATCGTGTTCCACTGCATCATTTTCCCAAGTATGCTGAAGGCGCACAGCGACTATATTCTGCCGGACAACGTGCCTGCCAACGAGTTCCTCAACCTGGAAGGCGACAAGATCTCCACGTCCCGCAACTGGGCCGTGTGGCTGCACGAGTACCTGCAGGAGTTCCCGGGCAAAGCCGACGTGCTCCGCTACTCCCTGGCTGCCAACATGCCGGAAACAAAAGACAATGACTTCACCTGGAGAGATTACCAGGCCCGCAACAACAACGAGCTGCTGGCCATACTTGGTAACTTCATCAACCGGGCGGTGGTGCTTACCCAAAAGTATTATGAGGGCGCTGTTCCCTCCCGCGGGGAGCTAATGGATTACGACAAAGAGGTGCTGGGGGTGCTGGAAGGCATGCCGCTGGTGATCGGTACGTATGTGGAGCGCTACCGCTTCCGCGATGCGCTGGGCGAGCTGATGAACCTGGCCCGCTTAGGCAACAAGTATCTGGCCGATACCGAGCCTTGGAAGCTGATTAAGACAGATGCAGAGCGCGTGAAAACCATCATGAACATTGCATTGCAGATTTCCGGAAGCCTGGCTATACTTATGGAGCCGTTCCTGCCGGAGTCTGCAGGTAAGCTGCGCGACATGCTGAGTATGAGCCCGGGCATGTGGGCTGATGCCGGCGCTGCAGAACTGCTGCCTGCCGGCCATGTGATCGGCACACCAGCGCTGCTGTTCGAGCGCGTGGAGGATGCTGCCGTGGATGCGCAGGTGCAGAAGCTGCTGGATACCAAGAAAGCAAACGAGGCCGCCAATGCCGTGGTAGCACCCGCTAAAGACGACATCACGTTTGATGATTTCACCAAGCTGGATATAAGAGTGGGCACCATCCTTGAAGCCGAGAAAGTTGCCAAAACCAAGAAGCTGCTGAAGCTGAAGATTGATACCGGGATCGATCAGCGCACTGTTGTGAGCGGTATTGCCGAGTTCTTCAATCCGGAGGAAATCATTGGGCAGCAGGTGAGCATACTTGTTAACCTGGCCCCGCGCGATATCAAAGGCATCACCAGCCAGGGCATGATCCTGATGGCCGAGAACGCCGATGGTTCATTAGCCTTCGTGCAGCCAAGCAAAGAAGTAAAGAACGGCGGCACGGTTTCGTAA